From Microtus ochrogaster isolate Prairie Vole_2 chromosome 17, MicOch1.0, whole genome shotgun sequence:
atccccctgcctcagcctccttagtgttgagattacagacgTGAGCCATCACACTCATCGGATTAtatagttctttgttttgttttgtttgtgagttCTCTTGTGGTTGGTAACTTTTTCCAGGCCCTGTTTGCTGGGTGGGGGATGCTTCTGGGTTTTATGACattgtttctttagctgtgaTCAGGCCGAGTGTGTACATGACATATTTTTCTAGGCTAGAGTGTCATGGAGTCAGGAGCAGCTAAATGAATGAGCCCTTGGATAATCTCTAGTGAGGTCCTGAAGTCTTTGGGAACATCTGTCCTTGGATGTTCTGGGTGGCCGTGCTGTCTGACATCAACCTATCCCATCATTAATCCAGCTCCTCTAGTTACCTTCAGGCATTTGGAAAGCCATTCACCTCTCTTGACACCACTGGGGCAGAAGAGCAAAGGACAAAGAAATCCTCTGTGCTAGGGCAAGCTTTTGGGTGAGGAGAAGGATCCAGACTGTTGGCAGCTATCTATGAAGCTTTGGCGCCTGTGTAGGGCTCTAAGGACCAatacatgttcatttttttattgtcattgttttgttttgctaggTGCATGGAAAACAATTATTCCTTTGGTTTGAtccagaggaggagatggagctACTCGGCAGCAGCCCACAGCCTGTACAAGGAGTGTGGCAGAAAGAGGCCCAGGACCCAGAACTGGCCCTAGGGCCCCATGCTCAGGAAACTTCTGCAGGCCCCTCTGGATCTGGGGAACCGGTGCCTAGTGGATCTGATGACCCCTGTGATCCTAGGGGGCACAACCTGTTAGCAGTTGCCCAGAGGTGGCTGGAGGTCAGATTTGGTTTGTTTGGCAGCATCTGGGTGAACAACTTCTCCAGAGCAAAGAAAGCTAACAAGAGAGGTGACTGGAGAGACCCTGTGCCCAGGTAATGATGTGACATTGACAGGGGTCCTAATAGGTTCTGCAGTGTTCATACGGTCCCCTCTGTGGCAAGGCAGTGGCTGAACAGTTGCACTTGGTGATGACCAGACCTTGCtatccaggaagcagagtgtgtaggtggagtttttctgtcccacccacccactcccacatAACCTCTCAgccttattattaattatgattaCTTGATTATTATGATTACTCAGGctcattactaactagctcttacaacttaacctatttctattcatctttgtgCTACCCCAAGGCTCATGGTATTTACCTCTCTGGCATGTCCTGCTTACTCTCTGTCTGACTGGcgactcctctgcctctgcctttcttcatCCCAACATCCTTtgtttggttgtcctgcctatgcttcctgactggctatggccagtcagctttttactAAACCCATTCAAGTGACAATTTTTTACAGTATAGGaaaaaggattattccatagcaagAAAGAGGTCTATATTCACCCTTAAGAACTGGACTGTGGTCTGCCCTCCAAAAGATTCTAACTACCTGGGTCACTGAAAGAATAGAGTAGGTTTCCAGTCAACATGACACTTGAGGATGAACTGACTCAGAAGAAAAGTGTGTTAGACTCTTACTCGGTTTGTGAGCACTGAGAACTGTGTTTGTGTATAAAGCTTATATGTAGGATTATTTCCTTAGAGTCAGTTCCCAGTTGCTTCTGGAAGGGAATGAATATTCTCATGGCTGGATTTGCTCAATCCTTACTGGCATTGGGCTATTTGTATACATGCTAGCAATAAAAAGTATCTATTTCATTATTATTGCATGAGTATGCGTGTACACCCcagtgtgaaggtcagaagacagcttccgggagctgattctctcctttcactgtgggtcctggaaatcaaactcaggttaggGTTTCATAGCAAGCCTGCTGCGTCAACTCAGCATCCTCCTGCTGAAATTCTTTAAACTCTGAGATACTAAGTCTGGTAGCCTGTGTTGTCAGGATTATTTCCAGGCCAGTGTGCATCCTTTGAGTGCGTTTATAAAGCATTTTGGTATTCAgggtttttaagtttttatggtCAATGGTCATGTGTAACTTTGCCTTTTAGCAAAAGATTCCACTTCCAGTGAGTCACACAGGTACTCTAGTTTATGTTTGGTGGGTTGTTTTGTGACACTGTGTATTGTTGGTAAGCAAGTCCTCTGAGCCTTACCTCCAATCCTTGAAAGAGTattttttattacacttattcattgtgtgtgtgtgtgtgtgtgtgtgtatgcgtgtaagCGTATACATAAGCCATATTGTGttgagatcagagaacaacttgtagcaGCTGGTTCTGTGGGTGGGTTCTGGAGCatgtggtcctgggaatcaagctcAAGTCATCAGGGctgatggcaaacacctttactctctgagccaaCTTGTTGGCTCTGACCattgaaaacaagaaaggaagaaatattgcTGTGTTATTTATAACAAGAGTCTTCCTATATtgcctaggctagcctcgaattcataatcctcctgtctcagcctctctgagtgctgggattacaggcattacCACAGTGCCCACCTCCTAGCTTTTCGAAGTTTCCTCTGCTCTTCCCAAGAACACTAACTAAGTCAGACATGGACCCAGGTTCTCCTACTTCCTACTTCCGCTGTGGAGACAGATCTGTTGGGTTAGCTGTCCCTACAAAATATCCCATTATTTCCTTACCAAAGTGTGTGaggtgtcttttctttctttcttttttttttttggtttttcgagacagggtttctctgtggttttggagcctgtcctagaactagctcttgtagaccaggctggcctcgaactcacaaagatcctcctgcctctgcctcccaagtgctgggattaaaggcgtgcaccaccaccgcccggctcgtgAGGTGTCTTTTCTGTCCTTACATTCAAAAGGCTCAGGATGTgtaggagacacacacacatatctaggCTAATCCAGCCTGAAACTGGGAGTGGTGCCCTCTTTGCCACCATTTCTTCATCTGCTCCCTAATGCACCTGCCCACCTCTGGTTAGTTTTCCACTAACCTGGACTCAGACTTACAGCTTTCATGTTTCTGTCTGTCAAATACGTATTGCTATAACATAATTAGAAAACaacatatatgcatgttttaCTTCATTCCATTTGGCCCTGAGATGTTTATGATTCTGACCATGGAGCCTTAACTTCCCAGTTTGATCCAGACTAGTCTAGAAACTTAATGCACGGTCTACCTGACTGCTGTCGAGTagaaattgtgtgtatgtgtgatctgTCCCATGGTAACTGTGTGTAAATGTGACCTACATAGTGGtcattgtatgtacatgtgacaTAATTACATGGGGTAACTATATGATGATGTACATTGATTGCTGTATGTGTGAGATGATTATAACTATACATACATGTGAACTGACTCTATAGGGGTCTGTTTATATATCATCAACTGACTGTACATTGGTGGTTGTAATGTATGATATCATTGTATGTAAGAACACTGTATGTACGATCCCTTCTGTCTTCTCAGGCTGGTACTCCATTTTGATGGTGGTGGCTTCCTGGCATTTTATAGTTGCCAGATGTCGTGGAGTCCTCCCCCAGAGGTTGAGCCCACCTGCGACATCTTGTCTGATAAGTTCCATCGAGGACAAGCCTTGGAAGCTCTGAGCCAGGCTCAGCCTGTGTGCTATACACTATTGGACCAGAGATACTTTTCAGGACTAGGTATGACTCGTGCAATGGGAGGGAACCCCACAGAGTTGATGAATGGGAAAGTCATGCATGTGTAGGGCAGTCAAGACTTGAGGACTCCTATCCCAGTTGTGCCGACACTCCTGATTTTGAGGTTGGCTCATCATCCCTAGATTTTAGACTCAGAGCTCAGATTAGGTGGCCCTCACTTTTCTGTCTGGCccagtggtgtaggagggtcatctgtctatgtgttacttccattggttaataaagaaactgccttggccttttgataggccagcccttaggtgggtggagtagacagaacacaattctgggaggaagaaagcagagtcaggcagatgccatgaatctccggCCCTAGAtggagatggacgtaggttaggatctttcccagtaagccacagcctctgtTTTActacacagatttaatggaaatg
This genomic window contains:
- the Neil2 gene encoding endonuclease 8-like 2, producing MPEGPSVRKFHRLVSPFVGQKVVKTGGSSKKLNPASFQSLWLQDARVHGKQLFLWFDPEEEMELLGSSPQPVQGVWQKEAQDPELALGPHAQETSAGPSGSGEPVPSGSDDPCDPRGHNLLAVAQRWLEVRFGLFGSIWVNNFSRAKKANKRGDWRDPVPRLVLHFDGGGFLAFYSCQMSWSPPPEVEPTCDILSDKFHRGQALEALSQAQPVCYTLLDQRYFSGLGNIIKNEALFRAGIHPLSLGSLLSSSSLEALVNHVVEFSSDWLRDKLQGKEQHTQIYKKEQCPSGHQVMKESFGPPGRLQRLTWWCPQCQPRLPSEEP